A window of Citrus sinensis cultivar Valencia sweet orange chromosome 7, DVS_A1.0, whole genome shotgun sequence contains these coding sequences:
- the LOC102627975 gene encoding probable WRKY transcription factor 13 isoform X2 — protein MSSTSQAMLNQSLFEGQEMPTQMGFFPFASNLNFAPLAAAAGNLKQTTCDNLGGGAQLLSLQRSSANLWAWGGDVNECLSNKRTVDDHHLGVAAMKMKKIKSRRKVREPRFCFKTMSDIDVLDDGYKWRKYGQKVVKNTQHPRSYYRCTQDNCRVKKRVERLAEDPRMVITTYEGRHVHSPSHDQEDSSQASSHLNNFFW, from the exons ATGTCATCAACTTCACAAGCCATGTTGAACCAAAGCTTGTTTGAAGGACAAGAGATGCCTACACAAATGGGTTTCTTTCCTTTTGCTTCAAACTTGAACTTTGCTCCTTTAG cagcagcagctggtAACTTAAAACAAACTACTTGTGATAATTTGGGAGGAGGGGCCCAACTTCTTTCATTGCAAAGATCAAGTGCAAATCTCTG GGCATGGGGCGGAGATGTAAATGAGTGCTTGAGTAACAAGAGAACGGTGGATGATCATCATCTTGGTGTTGCCgcaatgaaaatgaagaaaataaaatcaagaaggaagGTCAGAGAGCCTAGGTTTTGCTTCAAAACAATGAGTGATATTGATGTCTTAGATGATGGATATAAGTGGAGAAAGTACGGCCAGAAAGTTGTAAAGAACACACAGCATCCCAG GAGCTATTACCGTTGTACACAAGATAATTGTCGCGTAAAGAAACGAGTTGAGAGATTAGCAGAAGATCCAAGAATGGTAATCACCACCTACGAAGGAAGACACGTGCATTCTCCATCGCATGATCAAGAAGATTCATCTCAAGCTTCATCCCACCTCAATAATTTCTTCTGGTAG
- the LOC102627975 gene encoding probable WRKY transcription factor 13 isoform X3, with translation MSSTSQAMLNQSLFEGQEMPTQMGFFPFASNLNFAPLAAAGNLKQTTCDNLGGGAQLLSLQRSSANLWAWGGDVNECLSNKRTVDDHHLGVAAMKMKKIKSRRKVREPRFCFKTMSDIDVLDDGYKWRKYGQKVVKNTQHPRSYYRCTQDNCRVKKRVERLAEDPRMVITTYEGRHVHSPSHDQEDSSQASSHLNNFFW, from the exons ATGTCATCAACTTCACAAGCCATGTTGAACCAAAGCTTGTTTGAAGGACAAGAGATGCCTACACAAATGGGTTTCTTTCCTTTTGCTTCAAACTTGAACTTTGCTCCTTTAG cagcagctggtAACTTAAAACAAACTACTTGTGATAATTTGGGAGGAGGGGCCCAACTTCTTTCATTGCAAAGATCAAGTGCAAATCTCTG GGCATGGGGCGGAGATGTAAATGAGTGCTTGAGTAACAAGAGAACGGTGGATGATCATCATCTTGGTGTTGCCgcaatgaaaatgaagaaaataaaatcaagaaggaagGTCAGAGAGCCTAGGTTTTGCTTCAAAACAATGAGTGATATTGATGTCTTAGATGATGGATATAAGTGGAGAAAGTACGGCCAGAAAGTTGTAAAGAACACACAGCATCCCAG GAGCTATTACCGTTGTACACAAGATAATTGTCGCGTAAAGAAACGAGTTGAGAGATTAGCAGAAGATCCAAGAATGGTAATCACCACCTACGAAGGAAGACACGTGCATTCTCCATCGCATGATCAAGAAGATTCATCTCAAGCTTCATCCCACCTCAATAATTTCTTCTGGTAG
- the LOC102627975 gene encoding probable WRKY transcription factor 13 isoform X1, with protein sequence MSSTSQAMLNQSLFEGQEMPTQMGFFPFASNLNFAPLGNQSLKAFPSSLAAADVPSTINLTETLLSSAAAAGNLKQTTCDNLGGGAQLLSLQRSSANLWAWGGDVNECLSNKRTVDDHHLGVAAMKMKKIKSRRKVREPRFCFKTMSDIDVLDDGYKWRKYGQKVVKNTQHPRSYYRCTQDNCRVKKRVERLAEDPRMVITTYEGRHVHSPSHDQEDSSQASSHLNNFFW encoded by the exons ATGTCATCAACTTCACAAGCCATGTTGAACCAAAGCTTGTTTGAAGGACAAGAGATGCCTACACAAATGGGTTTCTTTCCTTTTGCTTCAAACTTGAACTTTGCTCCTTTAGGTAATCAATCTCTCAAAGCTTTTCCTTCATCACTTGCAGCAGCTGATGTGCCTTCTACCATTAACCTCACTGAAACCCTACTTtcatcagcagcagcagctggtAACTTAAAACAAACTACTTGTGATAATTTGGGAGGAGGGGCCCAACTTCTTTCATTGCAAAGATCAAGTGCAAATCTCTG GGCATGGGGCGGAGATGTAAATGAGTGCTTGAGTAACAAGAGAACGGTGGATGATCATCATCTTGGTGTTGCCgcaatgaaaatgaagaaaataaaatcaagaaggaagGTCAGAGAGCCTAGGTTTTGCTTCAAAACAATGAGTGATATTGATGTCTTAGATGATGGATATAAGTGGAGAAAGTACGGCCAGAAAGTTGTAAAGAACACACAGCATCCCAG GAGCTATTACCGTTGTACACAAGATAATTGTCGCGTAAAGAAACGAGTTGAGAGATTAGCAGAAGATCCAAGAATGGTAATCACCACCTACGAAGGAAGACACGTGCATTCTCCATCGCATGATCAAGAAGATTCATCTCAAGCTTCATCCCACCTCAATAATTTCTTCTGGTAG